A region of Mesorhizobium sp. M3A.F.Ca.ET.080.04.2.1 DNA encodes the following proteins:
- the hutC gene encoding histidine utilization repressor has protein sequence MSLVEVTEMEDGESISLHQRILSDIREKIVSGAWAPGHRIPFEHELTAEYKCSRMTVNKALSQLAKSGLIERRRRSGSFVRQPQSQAAVLEIHDIRIEVEALGLPYRYERLERVKRRSSAEDRALLGLSTPGPVLWLENLHFAGERPFALEQRLINLSAVSEATEEEFLAIAPGPWLIGRVPWSEAEHRIRAMAADDNIADALDIDPGAPCLVVERRTWSAEHPVTHVRFIYPAESHTLVARFTPSQG, from the coding sequence ATGAGCTTGGTCGAAGTGACGGAGATGGAGGATGGCGAGAGCATCTCGCTGCACCAGCGCATCCTCTCCGACATACGCGAAAAGATCGTCTCCGGCGCCTGGGCGCCTGGCCACCGCATTCCGTTCGAGCACGAGCTGACGGCTGAATACAAATGCTCGCGCATGACGGTGAACAAGGCGCTGTCGCAACTCGCCAAGTCGGGACTGATCGAGCGGCGACGGCGTTCGGGAAGCTTTGTCCGCCAGCCGCAATCCCAAGCCGCGGTGCTGGAAATCCATGACATCAGGATCGAGGTGGAAGCGCTTGGCCTGCCCTATCGCTATGAGCGGCTTGAGCGGGTGAAGCGGCGCAGCAGCGCCGAGGACCGCGCCTTGCTTGGGCTCTCCACCCCGGGTCCGGTGCTATGGTTGGAAAACCTGCATTTTGCCGGCGAAAGGCCGTTTGCGCTGGAGCAGCGCCTGATCAATCTCTCGGCGGTTTCCGAGGCGACCGAGGAAGAGTTTCTCGCCATTGCCCCCGGGCCGTGGCTGATCGGGCGCGTGCCGTGGAGCGAGGCCGAGCACCGCATCCGCGCCATGGCGGCGGACGACAATATCGCCGACGCGCTCGACATCGATCCCGGCGCGCCCTGCCTGGTGGTCGAGCGCCGCACCTGGAGCGCCGAGCACCCGGTCACCCATGTGCGCTTCATCTATCCGGCGGAAAGCCACACGCTCGTGGCAAGGTTCACCCCGTCGCAGGGGTAG
- a CDS encoding RidA family protein, with protein MSIRRIDVGPRMSQIVIHGNTVYLAGQVGEPGGNVASQTRDILKTVDELLAQAGTDKTKILQAIVWLADMSTFAEMNSEWDKWVPQGHTPARATGEAKLAGPEYLVEMIITAAI; from the coding sequence ATGAGCATTCGTCGCATCGATGTTGGCCCGCGCATGAGCCAGATCGTCATCCATGGCAACACCGTCTATCTGGCCGGTCAGGTCGGCGAGCCCGGCGGCAACGTCGCCTCGCAGACCCGCGACATCCTGAAGACCGTCGACGAGTTGCTGGCACAGGCCGGCACCGACAAGACCAAGATCCTGCAGGCGATCGTGTGGCTGGCCGACATGAGCACCTTCGCCGAGATGAACTCGGAATGGGACAAATGGGTGCCGCAGGGCCACACGCCGGCCCGCGCGACCGGCGAAGCCAAGCTGGCCGGTCCGGAGTATCTGGTCGAGATGATTATCACCGCGGCGATCTAA
- the aztA gene encoding zinc ABC transporter ATP-binding protein AztA translates to MTNACLTFRDLTLGYNSHPAIHHLNGIVRKGSLTAVVGANGSGKSTLMKGIVGVLKPMEGAVVRAPGVRTAYLPQQSELDRSFPARVVDLVSLGLWPKRGMLGRYTKEDRESVGKALMAVGLGGFETRPIDTLSGGQLQRTLFARVLLQDADLILLDEPFNAVDAKTVGDLIQLIKHWHGEERTIMVVVHDLDLVRQNFPETLLLARQPVAWGETKETLRPENLLKARRFHEAWEENAPWCEPSEHDHGHDHEHHDHVHTHNHHHGHGSGPRAA, encoded by the coding sequence ATGACCAATGCCTGCCTGACCTTCCGCGACCTGACGCTGGGCTACAACAGCCATCCAGCCATCCATCACCTCAACGGCATTGTCCGCAAAGGCTCGCTGACCGCCGTGGTCGGCGCCAATGGTTCGGGCAAGTCGACGCTGATGAAAGGCATCGTCGGCGTGCTCAAGCCGATGGAAGGCGCGGTCGTACGCGCGCCCGGCGTGCGCACGGCCTATCTGCCGCAGCAATCGGAGCTCGACCGCAGCTTCCCGGCGCGGGTCGTCGACCTGGTTTCGCTTGGCCTGTGGCCGAAGCGCGGCATGCTCGGACGCTACACCAAAGAGGATCGGGAATCCGTCGGAAAGGCGCTGATGGCGGTCGGTCTCGGCGGCTTCGAAACGCGCCCGATCGACACGCTATCCGGGGGCCAGCTGCAGCGCACGCTGTTTGCCCGCGTGCTTCTGCAGGACGCGGACCTCATCCTGCTCGACGAACCCTTCAACGCGGTCGACGCCAAGACCGTCGGCGACCTCATCCAGCTTATCAAGCACTGGCATGGCGAGGAACGCACCATCATGGTCGTCGTCCACGACCTCGATCTGGTGCGGCAGAATTTTCCCGAGACCTTGCTGCTTGCCCGTCAGCCCGTTGCCTGGGGCGAGACGAAAGAGACACTGCGGCCGGAGAACCTGCTCAAGGCACGACGCTTCCACGAGGCCTGGGAAGAGAACGCTCCCTGGTGCGAGCCCAGCGAGCACGATCATGGCCATGACCACGAACATCATGACCACGTGCACACGCATAATCATCATCACGGCCATGGCTCGGGACCGAGGGCGGCGTAA
- the aztB gene encoding zinc ABC transporter permease AztB — translation MEFLYGLFIAPFADFAFMQRALFGSLMLSLGACPVGVFLMLRRMSLSGDAMAHAILPGAAAGFLLYGLEILPMTIGGLIAGIIVALGAGAVSRFTIQREDASMAAFYLISLAVGVLMVSIRGSSVDLMHVLFGTVLALNNEALALIGGIVAVTLASLAVFWRALVAECLDPLFLRSVSRMGSPVHFIFLGLVVLNLVGGFQALGTLLSVGLMMLPAASARFWTVRVEPMCVLAVLIGFASCIAGLLLSYHASLPSGPAIILSAGVVYFFSILFGSRGALRARIVHHRHRTA, via the coding sequence ATGGAATTCCTCTACGGCCTGTTCATCGCGCCTTTTGCCGACTTCGCCTTCATGCAGCGGGCGTTGTTCGGCTCGCTGATGCTGTCGCTCGGCGCCTGCCCCGTCGGCGTCTTTCTGATGCTGCGGCGCATGAGCCTGTCGGGCGACGCCATGGCGCACGCCATCCTGCCCGGGGCCGCAGCCGGCTTCCTGCTCTACGGCCTTGAAATCCTGCCGATGACCATCGGCGGACTGATCGCCGGCATTATCGTGGCGCTCGGCGCCGGTGCCGTTTCGCGCTTCACCATCCAGCGCGAGGACGCCTCGATGGCCGCCTTCTATCTCATCTCGCTCGCCGTCGGCGTGCTGATGGTATCGATCCGCGGCTCAAGCGTCGACCTCATGCATGTGCTGTTCGGCACGGTGCTGGCGCTCAACAATGAGGCGCTGGCGCTGATCGGCGGCATCGTGGCGGTGACGCTCGCCAGCCTCGCCGTCTTCTGGCGGGCGCTGGTGGCCGAATGCCTCGATCCGCTGTTCCTGCGTTCGGTGAGCCGCATGGGCAGCCCGGTGCATTTCATCTTCCTCGGGCTGGTCGTGCTCAATCTGGTCGGCGGTTTCCAGGCGCTCGGCACGCTGCTGTCGGTCGGGCTGATGATGCTGCCGGCGGCTTCTGCCCGCTTCTGGACGGTGCGGGTCGAGCCGATGTGCGTGCTGGCGGTGCTGATCGGCTTTGCCTCCTGCATCGCCGGGCTGCTTTTGTCCTATCATGCGTCACTGCCGTCCGGCCCGGCGATCATCCTGTCGGCCGGCGTCGTCTATTTCTTCTCGATCCTGTTCGGCTCGCGCGGCGCGCTGCGCGCCCGCATTGTGCATCACCGCCACCGGACCGCCTGA
- the aztC gene encoding zinc ABC transporter substrate-binding protein AztC, with translation MLKSIRAALAVSVITLSAFAASSAVAAPLKVVASFTVIADLAKNVGGDRVNITTIVGPDGDAHVYEPSPADAVAMAGADVVLVNGLHFEGFLQRLVDASATKAVIVTLTKGVTPIDFKPEFADADAAEGAGTSRGKTVTDPHAFQSIANARIYVKNIADAFCAADSEGCDSYKANAATYATKLDALEGEVKAAIQSIPEAKRVVITSHDAFGYFEHEYGLTFLAPQGISTDSEPSAADVAKLVEQVKQDKAAAIFIENITNPRLIEQIAGETGIKVGGTLYSDALSGPDGPASTYIDMMHNNITQIKGAILGS, from the coding sequence ATGCTGAAATCCATCCGTGCCGCGCTGGCGGTGAGCGTTATAACATTAAGCGCTTTCGCAGCCTCCTCGGCCGTCGCAGCGCCGCTCAAGGTGGTGGCGAGTTTCACGGTGATTGCAGACTTGGCGAAAAATGTCGGCGGTGATCGCGTCAACATCACCACCATCGTCGGCCCGGATGGTGACGCGCATGTCTATGAGCCGAGCCCGGCGGACGCAGTGGCGATGGCGGGCGCCGACGTTGTGCTGGTCAACGGCCTGCATTTCGAAGGCTTTCTGCAGCGCCTGGTCGACGCCAGCGCCACCAAAGCCGTGATCGTCACCCTGACCAAGGGCGTCACGCCGATCGACTTCAAGCCGGAATTCGCCGATGCGGATGCTGCCGAAGGTGCCGGCACCAGCAGGGGCAAGACCGTCACAGATCCGCACGCCTTCCAGTCGATCGCAAACGCCAGGATCTATGTGAAGAATATAGCCGACGCCTTCTGCGCCGCCGACAGCGAGGGCTGCGACAGCTACAAGGCCAACGCCGCCACCTACGCCACCAAGCTCGATGCGCTGGAAGGCGAAGTGAAGGCGGCGATCCAGTCGATCCCTGAAGCGAAGCGCGTGGTCATCACCTCGCACGACGCCTTCGGCTATTTCGAGCACGAATACGGGCTGACCTTCCTGGCACCGCAAGGCATCTCGACCGATTCCGAGCCGTCTGCCGCCGACGTCGCCAAGCTGGTCGAGCAGGTCAAACAGGACAAGGCCGCGGCGATCTTCATCGAGAACATCACCAATCCGCGGCTGATCGAGCAGATCGCCGGCGAGACCGGCATCAAGGTCGGCGGCACGCTCTATTCGGATGCGCTGTCCGGACCCGACGGCCCGGCCTCGACCTATATCGACATGATGCACAACAACATTACGCAGATTAAAGGCGCGATCCTCGGCAGCTGA
- a CDS encoding TIGR01244 family sulfur transferase produces MEYRQISEDYSVAGQIQPDDIAAIKDAGFKSVICNRPDNEQPGQPSAGSVKAAAEAAGLAFRFIPVISGQLTMENVEDQAAALEELEGPVFAYCRSGARCTNLYGLIQQQRG; encoded by the coding sequence ATGGAATACCGCCAGATCAGCGAGGATTACTCGGTCGCCGGGCAGATCCAGCCCGACGACATCGCCGCCATCAAGGACGCCGGCTTCAAGAGCGTGATCTGCAACCGGCCGGACAACGAGCAGCCGGGCCAGCCGTCGGCCGGCAGCGTCAAGGCCGCAGCCGAGGCCGCGGGGCTGGCGTTCCGCTTTATCCCGGTGATCAGCGGCCAGCTCACCATGGAGAATGTCGAGGACCAGGCCGCCGCGCTCGAGGAGCTCGAAGGGCCGGTCTTCGCCTACTGCCGCTCGGGGGCGCGCTGCACCAATCTTTATGGGCTGATCCAGCAGCAGCGGGGGTGA
- a CDS encoding ISAs1 family transposase codes for MGRQSNEGETAISSLESYFGALPDPRAGNATHRLGDLIVMMIAASLCGASNATEFSLFAQERKQALSRLIEYEVAPSHDTFSRLLRLLDPEAFGRAFAAFAAGFARACEEVVSLDGKALRRAYEKGLAASPPLTVSAFAAETRLCLAAVSPGAGENEVEAALRVVELIDLTGRMVTADALHCHTRMAKAITERGGDYLLALKGNRRHWVAHAKQQLTEITPAVAERTETSHGRSEWRQAEVVAAAEPLMPGHKAFIRITSRRDQTKPLTRLFMASTLLSPQQALELTRAHWQIENGLHWMLDVHLDEDQSRARKDNAPANTALLNRIARNILQGADVDKVPISHRIKKCAWNDDYLIQALTHMR; via the coding sequence TTGGGCAGGCAGTCGAACGAAGGAGAGACTGCCATTTCCAGCCTTGAGAGCTATTTTGGCGCGCTGCCCGATCCGCGCGCCGGCAATGCCACGCATCGGCTTGGCGATTTGATCGTGATGATGATCGCGGCGAGCCTGTGCGGGGCGAGCAATGCGACGGAGTTCTCGTTGTTCGCGCAAGAGCGCAAGCAGGCGCTGTCGCGGTTGATCGAATATGAGGTGGCGCCCAGCCACGACACCTTCTCGCGGCTGTTGCGGCTGCTGGATCCAGAGGCGTTCGGCCGTGCTTTCGCCGCCTTTGCCGCGGGCTTCGCGCGTGCCTGCGAGGAGGTGGTCTCGCTCGACGGCAAGGCGCTGCGGCGAGCCTATGAGAAGGGCCTTGCGGCCAGTCCGCCGCTGACGGTGTCAGCCTTCGCCGCCGAGACGCGGCTGTGTCTGGCGGCGGTATCGCCCGGCGCCGGAGAGAACGAGGTCGAGGCAGCCCTCAGGGTCGTCGAACTCATTGATCTTACTGGCAGAATGGTCACCGCCGATGCGCTCCACTGTCACACGCGCATGGCAAAGGCCATCACCGAACGCGGCGGCGACTACCTGCTCGCGCTTAAAGGAAACCGCCGGCACTGGGTTGCTCACGCCAAGCAACAACTGACCGAGATCACCCCCGCTGTCGCGGAGCGGACTGAAACCAGCCATGGCCGCAGCGAATGGCGGCAGGCCGAGGTCGTGGCGGCGGCCGAACCGCTGATGCCCGGTCACAAAGCCTTCATCCGCATCACCAGCCGGCGCGACCAGACCAAGCCGCTGACGCGCCTGTTCATGGCTTCCACATTGCTATCACCGCAACAGGCGCTCGAACTCACAAGAGCCCATTGGCAGATCGAGAATGGGCTGCATTGGATGCTCGACGTCCATCTGGACGAGGATCAATCCCGCGCCCGCAAGGACAATGCTCCCGCCAACACCGCGCTCCTCAACCGCATCGCCAGAAACATCCTTCAGGGCGCCGATGTCGACAAAGTCCCCATTAGCCACCGCATCAAGAAATGCGCCTGGAATGACGACTACCTCATCCAGGCGCTTACTCATATGCGATAG
- a CDS encoding Lrp/AsnC family transcriptional regulator, with translation MDDARLDQFDRKILALLQGDARLTNNDLSERVNLSASQCSRRRQRLEEDGYIKGYRAVLDRDRLGFSLVNVISVTLATHNRDNARRFGELVARLPEVQEAHALTGEMDYILKVVTLDLKSLSEFVNGVLLPHESVQHVKTAIVLETLKETGALPI, from the coding sequence GTGGATGATGCGCGACTTGACCAATTCGATCGCAAGATACTGGCGCTGTTGCAAGGCGATGCGCGGCTCACCAACAACGATCTCTCGGAACGTGTGAACCTCTCGGCCTCGCAATGCTCGCGCCGCCGCCAACGGCTGGAGGAAGACGGCTACATCAAAGGCTATCGCGCCGTGCTCGACCGCGATCGGCTCGGCTTTTCGCTGGTCAATGTCATCTCGGTGACCTTGGCCACCCACAACCGTGACAATGCCCGCCGCTTCGGCGAACTGGTGGCGCGCCTGCCCGAGGTGCAGGAAGCGCACGCGCTGACCGGCGAGATGGACTATATCCTTAAGGTGGTGACGCTCGATCTCAAATCACTGTCGGAGTTCGTCAACGGGGTGCTTTTGCCGCATGAGTCTGTGCAGCATGTGAAGACGGCGATCGTGCTCGAAACGCTGAAGGAAACCGGCGCGCTGCCGATTTAG
- the hppD gene encoding 4-hydroxyphenylpyruvate dioxygenase yields MGPFPHDAPPARISKANPAGTDGFEFVEFAHPEPAKLADLFTRMGYVAVAKHRSKDITVWRQGDINYVVNAEPGSHAMKFVDKHGPCAASMAWRVVDAKHAFDHAVSKGATPYEGKDKALDVPAIVGIGGSLLYFIETYGEKGSAYDAEFEWLGERNPKPEGVGFYYLDHLTHNVYRGSMDKWWDFYRDLFGFKQIHFFDIDGRITGLVSRAITSPCGKIRIPLNESKDETSQIAEYLKKYNGEGIQHIAVGTDAIYDATDKLAANGLKFMPGPPDTYYEMSHTRVHDHDEPIERMKKHGILIDGEGVVDGGTTKILLQIFSKTVIGPIFFEFIQRKGDEGFGEGNFRALFESIEQDQIKRGVLKVDGKAA; encoded by the coding sequence ATGGGCCCCTTCCCGCACGACGCCCCGCCCGCCAGGATCAGCAAGGCGAATCCCGCCGGCACCGATGGCTTCGAGTTCGTCGAGTTCGCGCATCCGGAGCCGGCGAAACTCGCCGATCTCTTCACGCGCATGGGCTATGTCGCGGTGGCGAAGCACCGCAGTAAGGACATCACCGTCTGGCGCCAGGGCGACATCAACTATGTCGTCAACGCCGAACCCGGCTCGCATGCCATGAAGTTCGTCGACAAGCACGGCCCCTGTGCCGCATCGATGGCCTGGCGCGTGGTCGACGCCAAGCATGCTTTCGACCATGCCGTATCGAAGGGCGCTACCCCCTATGAAGGCAAGGACAAGGCGCTCGACGTGCCGGCGATCGTCGGCATTGGCGGCTCGCTGCTCTATTTCATCGAGACCTATGGCGAGAAGGGCTCGGCCTATGACGCCGAGTTCGAGTGGCTGGGCGAGCGCAATCCCAAGCCCGAAGGGGTCGGCTTCTACTACCTCGACCACCTCACCCACAATGTCTATCGCGGCAGCATGGACAAGTGGTGGGACTTTTATCGCGACCTGTTCGGCTTCAAGCAGATCCATTTCTTCGACATAGACGGCAGGATCACCGGTCTGGTCAGTCGCGCCATCACCTCGCCCTGCGGCAAGATCCGCATTCCGCTGAACGAGTCCAAGGACGAGACCAGCCAGATCGCCGAGTATCTGAAGAAGTACAATGGCGAGGGCATCCAGCACATCGCCGTCGGCACCGACGCGATCTACGACGCCACCGACAAGCTCGCCGCCAACGGGCTGAAGTTCATGCCCGGTCCGCCCGACACCTACTATGAGATGTCGCACACCCGCGTGCACGACCATGACGAGCCGATCGAGCGGATGAAGAAGCACGGCATCCTGATCGACGGCGAAGGCGTCGTCGACGGCGGCACGACCAAGATCCTGCTGCAGATCTTCTCCAAGACCGTGATCGGTCCGATCTTCTTCGAGTTCATCCAGCGGAAGGGCGACGAAGGCTTTGGCGAGGGCAATTTCCGCGCACTGTTCGAGTCGATCGAACAGGACCAGATCAAGCGCGGCGTGCTGAAGGTGGACGGCAAGGCAGCGTAG
- a CDS encoding DinB family protein, producing the protein MTLLDHLRRMARNNLWSNDRLYRAVLALRPGEFEAKRTSFFPSIRETLNHILAVDHLYLDFLTGGGLGAAAYDDFVPFDEAASLAAAQVDFDRRLVAFCDGLLEADLDRRVITDRREDGMIPERIGDILAHVFLHDIHHRGQVHAMLSGTSVAPPQLDEFLLDYDLKLRKDEVERLGL; encoded by the coding sequence ATGACCCTGCTCGACCACCTGCGCCGCATGGCGCGCAACAATCTCTGGTCGAACGACCGGCTCTACCGTGCCGTCCTGGCGCTTCGACCGGGCGAGTTCGAGGCCAAGCGCACCAGCTTCTTTCCCTCGATCAGGGAAACGCTCAACCACATTCTGGCGGTCGATCATCTCTATCTCGATTTCCTGACGGGTGGCGGGCTCGGCGCCGCGGCCTACGACGACTTCGTGCCCTTCGACGAAGCGGCAAGCCTGGCGGCGGCACAGGTCGATTTCGACCGCAGGCTTGTCGCCTTCTGCGACGGACTGTTGGAGGCGGATCTCGACCGCCGCGTCATCACCGACCGCCGCGAGGACGGCATGATCCCCGAACGGATCGGCGATATCCTCGCTCACGTCTTCCTGCACGACATCCATCATCGCGGCCAAGTCCACGCGATGCTCTCCGGCACCTCGGTTGCGCCGCCGCAATTGGATGAGTTTTTGCTCGATTACGATCTGAAACTCAGGAAGGACGAGGTCGAGCGGCTGGGGTTGTGA
- a CDS encoding fumarylacetoacetate hydrolase family protein: MKLATLKNGTRDGKLVVVSRDLTRFTDASFLVPTLQAALDDWRRISPHLAAMAESLEANAVPSARFHEHDAHSPLPRAYQWADGSAYVNHVELVRKARGVEMPASFWTDPLIYQGGSDSFIPPRDPIRMADEAFGIDMEAEVAVIVDDVPMGAGQDEARDAIRLIMLVNDVTLRAVTGPELAKGFGFFQSKPSSAFSPVAVTPDELGDAWDGGKVNLPLLADLNGKPFGRANAGIDMTFDFPALIVHAAKTRPLTAGTIIGSGTVSNKLDGGPGKPVSAGDAGYSCIAELRMIETIESGEPKTPFLRFGDTVRIEMKDKAGHSIFGAIEQKVEKYER; encoded by the coding sequence ATGAAGCTTGCCACATTGAAGAACGGGACGCGCGACGGGAAGCTGGTCGTGGTCTCGCGCGATCTGACGCGGTTCACCGACGCCTCCTTCCTGGTGCCGACGCTGCAGGCCGCGCTCGATGATTGGCGGCGGATCTCGCCGCATCTGGCGGCCATGGCGGAATCGCTCGAGGCCAACGCCGTGCCTTCGGCGCGTTTCCACGAGCATGACGCGCATTCGCCGCTGCCGCGCGCTTATCAATGGGCGGACGGCTCGGCCTATGTGAACCATGTCGAGCTGGTGCGGAAGGCGCGCGGCGTCGAGATGCCGGCGAGCTTCTGGACCGACCCGCTGATCTATCAGGGCGGCTCGGACTCCTTCATTCCGCCACGCGATCCGATCCGCATGGCCGACGAGGCCTTCGGCATCGACATGGAGGCCGAGGTCGCCGTCATTGTCGACGACGTGCCGATGGGCGCCGGGCAGGACGAGGCAAGGGATGCGATTCGCCTGATCATGCTGGTCAACGACGTGACGCTGCGCGCCGTCACCGGGCCGGAACTGGCAAAAGGCTTCGGCTTTTTCCAGTCGAAACCCTCATCCGCCTTCTCGCCCGTCGCGGTGACGCCGGACGAGCTGGGCGACGCCTGGGATGGCGGCAAGGTCAACCTGCCGCTGCTTGCCGACCTCAACGGCAAGCCTTTCGGCCGCGCCAATGCCGGCATCGACATGACCTTCGATTTTCCGGCACTGATCGTGCATGCCGCCAAGACCCGGCCGCTCACCGCCGGCACCATCATCGGTTCCGGCACCGTCTCCAACAAGCTCGACGGCGGACCCGGCAAGCCGGTCTCGGCCGGCGACGCCGGCTATTCTTGCATCGCCGAACTGCGCATGATCGAGACCATCGAGAGCGGCGAACCGAAGACGCCCTTCCTGCGCTTCGGCGACACGGTGCGCATCGAGATGAAGGACAAGGCCGGCCATTCGATCTTCGGCGCCATCGAGCAGAAGGTCGAGAAATACGAGAGGTGA
- a CDS encoding MBL fold metallo-hydrolase, with the protein MSETAERLVLLGCKGGPAVRPGGPWPSSSLLEIGGRVIVLDCGLGVTRTLTDAGVSLKALDLIFITHLHSDHVLELGPLIHTAWTAGLATPVTVYGPPGTGHCWQHFCQAMEFDIEIRIVDEGRPDIRGLVSVEEFGEGTVLEERGLTVAALRVDHPPVTDCFALRFDHGGRSVVFSADTAFFPPLGDFARGADILVHEAMLEAGVERLVARTGNGARLREHLFASHSLAEEAGRVASDAGVKRLVLNHLIPADDPAIGEADWIAAVRKTWPGDLTIARDGLVVRLSGDQAASGEETA; encoded by the coding sequence TTGAGCGAGACGGCGGAGCGCCTCGTCCTTCTCGGCTGCAAGGGCGGGCCGGCGGTTCGTCCTGGCGGCCCTTGGCCGAGTTCGTCGCTGCTGGAGATCGGCGGGCGCGTGATCGTCCTCGATTGCGGGTTGGGTGTCACGCGCACCCTGACCGATGCCGGGGTGAGCCTCAAGGCGCTCGACCTGATCTTCATCACGCATCTCCATTCCGACCATGTGCTGGAACTCGGCCCATTGATCCACACCGCCTGGACGGCGGGTCTGGCGACCCCGGTGACCGTCTACGGGCCGCCGGGCACCGGACATTGCTGGCAGCACTTCTGCCAGGCGATGGAATTCGACATCGAAATCCGCATCGTCGACGAGGGCCGGCCGGATATCCGCGGACTGGTTTCGGTCGAGGAGTTCGGCGAAGGCACGGTGCTTGAGGAGCGCGGCCTCACGGTAGCGGCGCTGCGCGTCGACCATCCGCCGGTGACCGACTGCTTCGCGCTGCGCTTCGATCATGGCGGCAGGAGCGTGGTATTCTCCGCCGACACCGCATTCTTCCCGCCCCTGGGCGATTTTGCCCGCGGCGCCGACATTCTCGTCCACGAAGCCATGCTGGAAGCGGGCGTCGAACGGCTGGTCGCCAGGACCGGCAACGGCGCGCGGCTACGCGAGCATCTCTTCGCCAGCCATAGCCTGGCCGAAGAAGCAGGCCGCGTCGCCAGCGATGCCGGCGTGAAGCGGCTGGTGCTCAATCACCTCATTCCGGCCGACGATCCCGCGATCGGCGAGGCCGACTGGATCGCCGCCGTCAGGAAAACATGGCCGGGCGACTTGACGATCGCCCGCGACGGCCTTGTTGTACGATTAAGCGGCGACCAGGCCGCGTCAGGAGAGGAAACCGCATGA
- the hmgA gene encoding homogentisate 1,2-dioxygenase: MGFSYMPGFGNDFETETLPGSLPQGRNSPQRPAYGLYAEQLSGSPFTAPRGTNERSWLYRIRPSVRHTGRFKAANYPLWKTAPNVGDHELALGQYRWSPAPMPSEPTDFVSGMRTMTTAGDALGQSGMAAHVYVANRSMVDDHFFNADGELMVVPQVGALRFVTEMGIIELRPGEIAVLPRGLVFKVELTDQEARGYVCENYGAKFTMPDRGPIGANCLANPRDFKTPCAWFEEKETPCRLIVKWCGQFHVTEIGHSPLDVVAWHGNYAPFKYDLATFSPVGAILFDHPDPSIFTVLTAPSGEEGTANVDFVIFPPRWLVAENTFRPPWYHRNIMSEFMGLIHGQYDAKEEGFIPGGISLHNLMLAHGPDAPGFEKASRADLKPVKLDNTMAFMFETRFPQMLTRYAAELDTRQDNYIDCWAELKKRFNGTPEGDWS; the protein is encoded by the coding sequence ATGGGCTTTTCCTACATGCCGGGCTTCGGCAACGATTTCGAGACCGAGACGCTGCCCGGCTCGCTGCCGCAGGGGCGCAACTCGCCGCAGCGGCCGGCCTACGGCCTCTATGCCGAGCAGCTTTCCGGCTCGCCCTTCACCGCGCCGCGCGGCACCAACGAGCGCTCCTGGCTTTACCGCATTCGGCCGAGCGTCAGGCACACCGGCCGCTTCAAGGCGGCGAACTATCCTCTATGGAAGACCGCGCCGAATGTCGGCGACCACGAGCTCGCGCTCGGTCAGTACCGCTGGAGCCCGGCGCCGATGCCCAGCGAGCCGACCGACTTCGTTTCCGGCATGCGCACCATGACCACCGCCGGCGACGCGCTCGGCCAATCCGGCATGGCGGCACATGTCTACGTCGCCAACCGCTCGATGGTCGATGATCATTTCTTCAACGCCGACGGCGAACTGATGGTCGTGCCGCAAGTGGGGGCGCTGCGCTTCGTCACCGAGATGGGCATCATCGAGCTAAGGCCCGGCGAGATCGCCGTGCTGCCGCGCGGCCTGGTCTTCAAGGTCGAGCTCACCGACCAGGAGGCGCGCGGCTATGTCTGCGAGAACTATGGCGCGAAGTTCACCATGCCGGACCGCGGCCCGATCGGCGCCAACTGCCTCGCCAACCCGCGCGACTTCAAGACGCCCTGCGCCTGGTTTGAGGAGAAGGAGACGCCGTGCCGGCTGATCGTCAAATGGTGCGGCCAGTTCCATGTCACCGAGATCGGCCATTCGCCGCTGGATGTCGTCGCGTGGCATGGCAACTACGCACCGTTTAAGTATGATCTTGCTACATTTTCGCCGGTCGGCGCCATTCTGTTCGACCATCCGGACCCGTCGATTTTCACGGTCCTGACGGCGCCGAGCGGCGAGGAGGGCACGGCCAATGTCGACTTCGTCATTTTCCCGCCGCGCTGGCTGGTGGCGGAAAACACCTTCCGCCCGCCTTGGTACCACCGCAACATCATGAGCGAGTTCATGGGCCTGATCCACGGCCAGTACGATGCCAAGGAGGAAGGTTTTATCCCTGGCGGTATCAGCCTGCACAATCTGATGCTGGCGCACGGGCCGGATGCGCCAGGTTTCGAGAAAGCCAGCCGAGCGGACTTGAAACCGGTCAAGCTCGACAACACCATGGCCTTCATGTTCGAGACCCGATTCCCGCAGATGCTGACCCGCTATGCCGCCGAGCTCGATACGCGGCAGGACAATTACATCGACTGCTGGGCCGAACTGAAGAAGCGCTTCAACGGCACGCCCGAGGGCGACTGGTCTTGA